The Melitaea cinxia chromosome 8, ilMelCinx1.1, whole genome shotgun sequence genomic interval aaccgaatttcgggaccgtggggggaagggggggagagggtggggaacgctacccctggtaccactgtcacacctcagaaccccatggttatggagatatccatggttaaagttttgaggttagaagaagaatttcgaaagttagaggaacgcttggctccggcgctgcgggaagtgcagcccttcctccgcgcctccgcggcacaaaaaaaaaacactctaggggtaggacagaccaagaccacgtggacagtggggtgctccggttcggttttgggtatttttcgaatttctaaacctatattctagcacgcaatgttactaattttattagaatattatgtctgacgcgttattttgtttaaaagtggcgttattttgtttaaaagtgtctattcgtcagtcgttaaaggtcagttcgtatcgtattttcatcttacagtaaaaatcgtttttacgtaaatttgttggaaaataacgcgtgatagtcgcagaacggagcatgagtaaacttaccgcagcaccagaattaaggtggagtcaaaaataacaaaaatttaaccttaaccttatctctgtaacaacggggtttacacgaaaatagtttgCCGGAGGGGTGAAAACCCACCCTCTTCCCCCCCCAAACCTctctttccccccaaccccataaattacaCTCCGCGGTTGTACATAATATCCAAATTAGTTATTTTAAGACTTACCATTAATGCAGAAGTAGGTGCCAATATCATAGGATATAATAAGCCTAAAGACATTTGTAAAGCTGTTGACTTTACTTCATAGCAAATGGGACACAGGTCACTCTTCATCAGAAGCATGTCTGTTCCAATAAtctaagaataatatataaagataaattattacaaCTATAAAAAATGGTATTATTCTATCGCAAAAAGTGTTtatcacttaaaaataaattttactaacaatttatttaaataagtaaaaaaatatatatttaattacttctattatctaattataattagaacattatatattatttggaaAACTTACATGTTTATGAAATGCAATTGTGAGCAAACCAGGCATCACTACAAGAGGAATACCTGATGAAAAATGACCATAACTTCCAAGTTTAAACCTCCATCTATAGTGTCTATTTATCATGATACCACTTATTGAATTAATTGCTCCTAAGACCATGGGACCATAACGTAATGCCCAACTGAAATATCGAATAaacattgttttctaatgtttacacaaatttcaatcattataatgaaacaactttttcagatttatCGGAGGAAAAAGTTGTTATTCTTCTTAGactttcaattaataataaaagattaacAATGTGTCTGCAGTGATTACAGCTACTGATTGATCATAGGTTTGATATTTGCACATGACTAATATTGTATTAGATGTTATCTATTATAggccataaagatgtttgtTGCAGTTTTGGCATCTGTGGGTGTGCTGCGTATGTTTGTAGACCATATCTAAATAGCAAACAACAGTGGGGTTGTTGTTCAACGGCTATAACGTAGTACGGCGTTAAAGTATCTAAGATGTTCTGATGTCGAGTTTTCTTCATCATTAAAGCCTATCGTATGCTTCATTAGCATTgatgttaaaaaaagaaaaaaaatcgggTAGGGTTTTTAGACAATAATGCAATTATTATGATGCATGTTAGATCTTAACAAACATAGTCCGTTAAGTCTTGATAAATTAAGAAAACGTTAACCAGcttcataaattatttacatcggCGATGTTAGACAATCATAACCTTAacgataatttaatatttaaatttatgtagacTTACGTCTCTTTTAAGGAATCCCATTTCGATATAACGTCCCATATATAGCCTGTAGCTTCAATTTCATTGAGTACAACAGCATCTTTGGGAATTTGAGAACCTTTCATTAAAGCCATGATGGCTTACTATTTACTGTCGAACTCTcgattagttttaatttttgaaatagcaCTAGTTAATTAAAGTTAGacatcttttatttaaaatattcagctgtttgaaaatatttcttcgTTTAGaggttattaaatttattaaagtttaacttcaaaattgTCAATTGACAAGTACCAGGCACCAGCTGTTGTTTATTTCAGGGCTTAGTTACGTTACCAATTACCATTATAAAATACCGGTAAATAGAGTTAATCTTCGGCTATAACTAGTAGCTACGCGACTTTACGCGaccatacaattaaaatttgtcTGCATTTGTCATCGGGTATAGACATTAgtcaaattacattttattattatataaatacaatacaatatggTTTATACGGTTAGATTAAATATTTAGGTTTCCGATTCCGGTTTTGGTTTTCCGGTTCTGTGATTTTCCGTCAATCGCAATCAAAATCAACTGACAAATTGTCAAAGATCAACTTTAAAGCATTAAAGCTTAAAAATGGATTGAAAGTTGAAATTTCCCTTCCTTGTCCATTAACTTGTTGTTTTTTTCATAAacgtattt includes:
- the LOC123655916 gene encoding uncharacterized protein LOC123655916, whose translation is MALMKGSQIPKDAVVLNEIEATGYIWDVISKWDSLKETWALRYGPMVLGAINSISGIMINRHYRWRFKLGSYGHFSSGIPLVVMPGLLTIAFHKHIIGTDMLLMKSDLCPICYEVKSTALQMSLGLLYPMILAPTSALMLANRYSTYRVPHLFEGPKVMLGFLKKHTKSFTGTLSYIALIQMAASAFITYFEMKNTLSLRHKMLEMEKEYEKEKQK